Proteins encoded within one genomic window of Xiphophorus maculatus strain JP 163 A chromosome 11, X_maculatus-5.0-male, whole genome shotgun sequence:
- the synj1 gene encoding synaptojanin-1 isoform X3, giving the protein MAFSKGYRIYHKLDPPPYSVIVETRAREECLMFESGAVAVLSAAEKDAIKSTYTRIFDAYGILGVLRLNLGDSMLHSLVVVTGCSSVGKVQDSEVFRVTQTDFISLKNDPGDEDRISEVRKVLNSGHFYFAWSATGISMDLSLNAHRRILEDTTDNRFFWNQSLHLHLKHYGVNCDDWLLRLMCGGVEIRTIYAGHKQAKACIFSRLSSERAGTRFNVRGTNDDGQVANFVETEQVIFLDDKVSSFIQIRGSIPLFWEQPGIQVGSHRVKLSRGFEANAPAFERHFTALRRLYGKQVIINLLGSKEGEHMLSKAFQSHLKASEHATAVRMVNFDYHQNVRGGKTDKLSSVLKPQLNKFIDECGFFYYSGEKGIIRTQGGTIRSNCLDCLDRTNSVQAFFALEMLPRQLEQMGLTEKPQLVARFQEVFRTMWSANGDSVSKIYAGTGALDGKAKAGKLKDGARSVTRTIQNNFFDSSKQEAIDILRLGSTLNSDLADKARALLTTSSLYVTEPVLQSASPRVLLGMCQSHHKYTKPKQIRVCVGTWNVNGGKQFRSIAFRNQTLNDWLLDAPKKAGHPEFQDSKANPIDIFAIGFEEMVELNAGNIVSASTTNQKLWAAELQKNISRDHKYVLLASEQLVGVCLFVFIRPQHAHFIRDVAVDTVKTGMGGATGNKGGVAIRLLFHTTSICFVCSHFAAGQSQVKERNDDYNEITRRLSFPMGRLLYSHDYVFWCGDFNYRINLPNEEVKELIKQQNWDALTAGDQLLEQKNTGMIFRGFIEGNLDFAPTYKYDLFSEDYDTSEKCRTPAWTDRILWKRRKWNFNRTAEEMNVVGAASTSGDAEDNPEQAWSPGTLKYYGRAELKTSDHRPVVAIIDVDILEVDPEERHQVYKDVIALQGPPDGTILVSLCSSGPDDYFSDELIDELLDKFANFGEVILIRFVEEKMWVTFLEGYSALAALSLSGSSVLDKVIDIRLRSPGWIKSLEEEMSVERICGSIPTSASSTLLAEDVDVGDEDYDMEGDVDDEVEDILPQHLQPGAGSSLGSSPLPSPRGSPCPSPTHGEPAAPNRPSRGQQPLRPSQGPPVDFQPGAPTGPGLEPKRPPPPRPNARPARPAPPQRPPPPSGPKSPALPRPDAPAGRGQAGAPAPGGASRPNLPPRAGVISMPPQSRPQPPSHPGAPRPTPDVHPGAPRPIPDTHPGAPRPVPSAQVKPPDLPLGPPPSGPPPTTKAQTQSPMQPQPAPPSAQSQLPPPLQPSLPAPLQPQAAPPAASTPPAAVCPGLQQGLSSPKPPPRSRSSHALPPDAAKAESAPAAQTNGLNGFQREAQWKPDPFDSLTSNMFSSSSSSRHTTQSLNRGSSLHSPPSVPLSVHSSSTLPSSLSFVLSDLQSLSSSSSSSFSTPSPSATLLLPPPPTPSRSRSQEILRASPNLFQSEPLPARPSSTNPFTGPLVKQPLPHRSLTPDFSLQHPTQTADFQRTLSALSQPLVPTLAAAPSSQHSQTVSLFGPSSSPPPTQASLLPIDPSPALTLPLALPSSLPPAFAPRSQPPPPSRGNQQKQWVTFDDDSKFSTATKTQQNPMFLSSSFVPQTQTQSTRSVFDSEPEWLSTHIPNRTVTGNLNPPQGPTNNGFFPR; this is encoded by the exons ATGGCCTTCAGCAAAGGATACCGTATTTACCACAAGCTGGATCCACCACCTTACAGTGTCATAGTGGAAACGAGGGCGAGGGAAGAATGCCTCATGTTTGAATCAGGAGCTGTTGCCGTTTTGT cgGCGGCGGAAAAGGATGCCATTAAAAGTACTTATACCAGGATCTTTGATGCATATGGAATCCTTGGTGTTCTCCGGCTAAACCTGG GGGACTCCATGCTCCACAGTCTCGTGGTTGTGACAGGGTGCAGCTCTGTGGGGAAGGTGCAGGATTCAGAGGTCTTCAGGGTCACGCAGACAGACTTTATATCGCTGAAGAACGATCCAGGTGATGAGGACCGGATTTCCGAGGTGCGCAAGGTCCTGAACTCAGGACACTTCTACTTTGCCTGGTCTGCTACTGGAATCAGCATGGATCTAAGTCTCAATGCGCATCGCAGGATCCTGGAAGATACTACAGACAACCGCTTCTTTTG gaaccagtCTCTGCACTTGCACCTTAAACACTATGGAGTAAACTGTGATGACTGGCTGCTGAGGCTGATGTGTGGCGGCGTAGAGATCAGGACCATCTATGCCGGCCACAAACAGGCCAAGGCTTGCATCTTTTCTCGCCTCAGCTCGGAGCGAGCCGGCACGAGATTTAATGTGCGAGGAACAAACGATGACGGACAGGTGGCCAACTTTGTGGAGACTGAACAG GTTATCTTCCTAGATGATAAAGTCTCATCATTCATCCAGATCCGAGGGTCCATTCCTCTTTTCTGGGAACAGCCAGGAATCCAG GTGGGGTCCCATCGTGTCAAACTCTCAAGGGGATTTGAGGCAAATGCACCAGCTTTTGAAAG ACACTTCACTGCACTGCGAAGGTTGTATGGAAAGCAGGTGATCATCAACTTGCTTGGAAGCAAAGAAGGGGAACATATGCTCAGCAAAGCATTTCAG AGCCACCTGAAGGCTTCAGAACATGCCACAGCAGTGAGAATGGTTAACTTTGACTATCATCAAAATGTGCGGGGTGGCAAGACTGATAAACTCAGCAGTGTTCTGAAACCACAGCTGAATAAATTCATAGACGAGTGTGGGTTCTTCTATTACTCCGGGGAAAAAGGCATTATAAG gactCAGGGAGGGACCATCAGGAGTAACTGCCTGGACTGTTTGGATAGAACCAACAGTGTTCAAGCCTTCTTTGCACTTGAG ATGCTGCCCAGACAGTTAGAACAAATGGGTCTGACAGAGAAACCACAGCTTGTGGCCCGGTTCCAGGAGGTTTTCAGGACCATGTGGTCTGCTAATGGGGACTCCGTCAGTAAGATTTATGCAGGAACCGGAGCCCTGGATGGAAAGGCCAAG GCTGGAAAGCTCAAAGATGGAGCTCGCTCTGTGACACGGACCATCCAGAACAACTTCTTCGACAGCTCCAAGCAGGAGGCGATAGACATCTTGAGGCTGGGATCCACGCTTAACAGTGATTTAGCAGACAAAGCTCGAGCCTTGCTCACCACTTCCAGTCTTTACG TCACTGAGCCTGTCTTACAATCAG CCTCTCCAAGAGTGTTGCTAGGAATGTGTCAGAGTCACCATAAATACACAAAGCCCAAGCAAATTCGGGTCTGTGTCGGCACCTGGAACGTCAACGGGGGCAAGCAGTTTCGCAGCATTGCATTTCGCAACCAGACACTGAACGACTGGCTGCTGGATGCTCCAAAAAAGGCAGGACATCCCGAGTTCCAgg ACAGCAAAGCCAACCCCATAGATATCTTTGCCATTGGCTTTGAAGAAATGGTTGAACTGAATGCTGGGAACATTGTCAGTGCCAG CACTACTAACCAGAAACTGTGGGCTGCTGAGctccaaaaaaacatttcaagggACCACAAGTATGTGCTGCTTGCTTCTGAGCAGCTGGTGGGAGTgtgcctgtttgtttttatccgTCCTCAGCATGCACACTTCATCAG AGATGTTGCTGTAGATACAGTGAAAACCGGAATGGGCGGGGCCACCGGTAATAAGGGAGGTGTCGCCATCCGCCTGCTGTTCCACACCACCAGCATCTGCTTCGTCTGCTCCCACTTCGCTGCCGGCCAGTCTCAGGTTAAAGAGAGGAATGACGACTACAATGAGATCACTCGCAGACTCAGTTTCCCAATG GGTCGTCTGCTGTATTCACACGATTATGTGTTCTGGTGCGGAGACTTTAACTACCGAATCAATCTGCCCAACGAGGAAGTGAAGGAGCTCATCAAGCAGCAGAACTGGGATGCTTTAACAGCTGGTGATCAGTTGTTGGAACAGAAGAACACAGGAATG ATCTTCCGAGGTTTCATTGAGGGAAACCTGGATTTTGCCCCCACCTACAAGTATGACCTCTTCTCAGAAGATTATGACACAAGCGAGAAGTGCCGCACACCAGCATGGACAGACCGCATACTTTGGAAAAGGAGAAAGTGGAACTTTAACAGAACAG CTGAGGAGATGAACGTTGTAGGTGCGGCCTCTACATCTGGAGATGCTGAGGATAATCCAGAACAGGCCTGGAGCCCTGGGACTTTAAAGTACTATGGCAGGGCTGAGCTCAAGACCTCAGATCACAG GCCTGTGGTAGCAATAATAGATGTGGACATCCTGGAGGTGGATCCTGAGGAACGACATCAGGTCTACAAAGATGTTATTGCCCTGCAGGGGCCTCCAGATGGCACCATCTTGGTGTCCCTCTGCTCCTCAGGGCCTGATGACTATTTTAGTGATGAACTCATTGATGAGCTGCTTGATAAGTTTGCTAATTTTGGAGAAGTCATCCTCATCAG GTTTGTTGAGGAGAAAATGTGGGTAACCTTCTTGGAAGGTTACTCTGCTCTGGCTGCACTCTCTCTCAGTGGTTCCTCT GTCCTGGACAAGGTGATTGACATCCGCCTGAGGAGTCCAGGGTGGATCAAGAGTCTGGAGGAGGAAATGAGTGTGGAAAGGATCTGCGGCAGCATTCCCACTTCAGCTAGTTCGACCTTGCTTGCTGAAGACGTGGACGTGGGTGATGAAGATTATGATATGGAAG GTGATGTGGATGATGAGGTGGAAGACATTCTTCCCCAGCACCTGCAGCCTGGAGCAGGCTCTTCTCTTGGATCCTCACCTCTGCCGTCCCCACGCGGTAGTCCCTGTCCCTCTCCTACTCATGGAGAACCCGCTGCTCCCAATAGACCAAGTCGTGGACAACAACCCCTTCGACCATCACAAG GGCCTCCTGTAGACTTCCAGCCTGGTGCTCCCACAGGTCCAGGCCTGGAGCCCAAGCGGCCTCCTCCACCTCGGCCCAACGCTCGTCCAGCTAGACCAGCTCCACCTCAACGCCCACCACCACCTTCAG GACCAAAGAGCCCTGCTCTTCCTCGGCCAGATGCTCCTGCAG GTCGAGGTCAGGCAGGAGCTCCAGCACCTGGAGGAGCTTCCAGACCA AATCTTCCTCCTCGAGCTGGAGTGATCAGCATGCCCCCTCAGTCTCGCCCTCAGCCTCCATCTCACCCGGGTGCACCGCGGCCCACTCCTGATGTGCATCCTGGAGCCCCTCGGCCTATCCCGGACACTCACCCCGGAGCCCCACGGCCGGTGCCCAGTGCACAAGTTAAACCACCAGACCTTCCCCTGG GTCCCCCACCATCAGGACCGCCCCCCACAACAAAAGCCCAGACTCAGTCACCCATGCAGCCTCAGCCAGCTCCCCCATCTGCTCAGTCGCAGCTGCCACCACCATTGCAGCCCTCACTTCCTGCTCCTCTGCAACCACAAGCAGCGCCGCCTGCTGCATCTACCCCACCTGCTGCAGTGTGTCCTGGGCTTCAGCAGGGCCTATCCTCTCCTAAGCCTCCACCACGCTCCCGATCTTCTCATGCTTTGCCACCTGATGCTGCCAAGGCTGAGTCTGCCCCAGCTGCACAG ACCAACGGACTAAATGGATTCCAAAGAGAAGCACAATGGAAGCCTGATCCCTTTGACTCTCTTACATCCAACATGTTCTCGTCTTCATCATCATCCAGGCACACCACCCAGTCCCTAAACAGAGGCTCCTCTCTGCACTCTCCACCCTCTGTTCCTCTATCTGTACATTCCTCCTCTACTCTCCCCTCGTCCTTGTCCTTCGTTTTGTCAGACCTCCAATCCCTGAgctcatcctcctcatcctcattcTCCACCCCGTCACCGTCAGCCACCCTGCTGCTTCCGCCTCCTCCGACCCCGTCTCGCAGCCGCTCCCAGGAGATCCTGCGTGCTTCCCCGAATCTTTTCCAGTCTGAGCCGCTCCCTGCCCGACCCAGCAGCACCAATCCCTTCACAGGACCCCTGGTCAAGCAACCGCTGCCACATCGTTCCCTTACCCCAGACTTCAGCCTCCAGCATCCAACCCAAACGGCTGACTTTCAGAGGACTCTGTCTGCTCTTTCTCAACCACTTGTCCCCACCCTTGCAGCCGCACCGTCCTCCCAGCACAGTCAGACCGTGTCTTTGTTCGGACCGTCATCCAGTCCCCCTCCTACTCAAGCTTCTCTGCTTCCTATTGATCCGTCTCCTGCCCTCACTTTACCGCTGGCGCTGCCCTCTTCCCTTCCTCCCGCTTTCGCGCCTCGGAGCCAGCCGCCGCCTCCCTCAAGAGGGAACCAACAGAAGCAGTGGGTCACTTTTGATGATGATTCGAAGTTTTCCACAGcaaccaaaacacaacagaacCCCATGTTCTTGTCCAGTTCCTTTGTGCCCCAAACTCAAACTCAGTCAACCCGCTCTGTGTTTGACTCCGAGCCTGAGTGGTTATCCACTCACATCCCAAACAGAACTGTAACCGGTAACCTGAACCCCCCACAGGGTCCCACCAACAATGGCTTTTTTCCTAGGTAG
- the synj1 gene encoding synaptojanin-1 isoform X4 — MAFSKGYRIYHKLDPPPYSVIVETRAREECLMFESGAVAVLSAAEKDAIKSTYTRIFDAYGILGVLRLNLGDSMLHSLVVVTGCSSVGKVQDSEVFRVTQTDFISLKNDPGDEDRISEVRKVLNSGHFYFAWSATGISMDLSLNAHRRILEDTTDNRFFWNQSLHLHLKHYGVNCDDWLLRLMCGGVEIRTIYAGHKQAKACIFSRLSSERAGTRFNVRGTNDDGQVANFVETEQVIFLDDKVSSFIQIRGSIPLFWEQPGIQVGSHRVKLSRGFEANAPAFERHFTALRRLYGKQVIINLLGSKEGEHMLSKAFQSHLKASEHATAVRMVNFDYHQNVRGGKTDKLSSVLKPQLNKFIDECGFFYYSGEKGIIRTQGGTIRSNCLDCLDRTNSVQAFFALEMLPRQLEQMGLTEKPQLVARFQEVFRTMWSANGDSVSKIYAGTGALDGKAKLKDGARSVTRTIQNNFFDSSKQEAIDILRLGSTLNSDLADKARALLTTSSLYVTEPVLQSASPRVLLGMCQSHHKYTKPKQIRVCVGTWNVNGGKQFRSIAFRNQTLNDWLLDAPKKAGHPEFQDSKANPIDIFAIGFEEMVELNAGNIVSASTTNQKLWAAELQKNISRDHKYVLLASEQLVGVCLFVFIRPQHAHFIRDVAVDTVKTGMGGATGNKGGVAIRLLFHTTSICFVCSHFAAGQSQVKERNDDYNEITRRLSFPMGRLLYSHDYVFWCGDFNYRINLPNEEVKELIKQQNWDALTAGDQLLEQKNTGMIFRGFIEGNLDFAPTYKYDLFSEDYDTSEKCRTPAWTDRILWKRRKWNFNRTAEEMNVVGAASTSGDAEDNPEQAWSPGTLKYYGRAELKTSDHRPVVAIIDVDILEVDPEERHQVYKDVIALQGPPDGTILVSLCSSGPDDYFSDELIDELLDKFANFGEVILIRFVEEKMWVTFLEGYSALAALSLSGSSVLDKVIDIRLRSPGWIKSLEEEMSVERICGSIPTSASSTLLAEDVDVGDEDYDMEGDVDDEVEDILPQHLQPGAGSSLGSSPLPSPRGSPCPSPTHGEPAAPNRPSRGQQPLRPSQGPPVDFQPGAPTGPGLEPKRPPPPRPNARPARPAPPQRPPPPSGPKSPALPRPDAPAGRGQAGAPAPGGASRPNLPPRAGVISMPPQSRPQPPSHPGAPRPTPDVHPGAPRPIPDTHPGAPRPVPSAQVKPPDLPLGPPPSGPPPTTKAQTQSPMQPQPAPPSAQSQLPPPLQPSLPAPLQPQAAPPAASTPPAAVCPGLQQGLSSPKPPPRSRSSHALPPDAAKAESAPAAQTNGLNGFQREAQWKPDPFDSLTSNMFSSSSSSRHTTQSLNRGSSLHSPPSVPLSVHSSSTLPSSLSFVLSDLQSLSSSSSSSFSTPSPSATLLLPPPPTPSRSRSQEILRASPNLFQSEPLPARPSSTNPFTGPLVKQPLPHRSLTPDFSLQHPTQTADFQRTLSALSQPLVPTLAAAPSSQHSQTVSLFGPSSSPPPTQASLLPIDPSPALTLPLALPSSLPPAFAPRSQPPPPSRGNQQKQWVTFDDDSKFSTATKTQQNPMFLSSSFVPQTQTQSTRSVFDSEPEWLSTHIPNRTVTGNLNPPQGPTNNGFFPR, encoded by the exons ATGGCCTTCAGCAAAGGATACCGTATTTACCACAAGCTGGATCCACCACCTTACAGTGTCATAGTGGAAACGAGGGCGAGGGAAGAATGCCTCATGTTTGAATCAGGAGCTGTTGCCGTTTTGT cgGCGGCGGAAAAGGATGCCATTAAAAGTACTTATACCAGGATCTTTGATGCATATGGAATCCTTGGTGTTCTCCGGCTAAACCTGG GGGACTCCATGCTCCACAGTCTCGTGGTTGTGACAGGGTGCAGCTCTGTGGGGAAGGTGCAGGATTCAGAGGTCTTCAGGGTCACGCAGACAGACTTTATATCGCTGAAGAACGATCCAGGTGATGAGGACCGGATTTCCGAGGTGCGCAAGGTCCTGAACTCAGGACACTTCTACTTTGCCTGGTCTGCTACTGGAATCAGCATGGATCTAAGTCTCAATGCGCATCGCAGGATCCTGGAAGATACTACAGACAACCGCTTCTTTTG gaaccagtCTCTGCACTTGCACCTTAAACACTATGGAGTAAACTGTGATGACTGGCTGCTGAGGCTGATGTGTGGCGGCGTAGAGATCAGGACCATCTATGCCGGCCACAAACAGGCCAAGGCTTGCATCTTTTCTCGCCTCAGCTCGGAGCGAGCCGGCACGAGATTTAATGTGCGAGGAACAAACGATGACGGACAGGTGGCCAACTTTGTGGAGACTGAACAG GTTATCTTCCTAGATGATAAAGTCTCATCATTCATCCAGATCCGAGGGTCCATTCCTCTTTTCTGGGAACAGCCAGGAATCCAG GTGGGGTCCCATCGTGTCAAACTCTCAAGGGGATTTGAGGCAAATGCACCAGCTTTTGAAAG ACACTTCACTGCACTGCGAAGGTTGTATGGAAAGCAGGTGATCATCAACTTGCTTGGAAGCAAAGAAGGGGAACATATGCTCAGCAAAGCATTTCAG AGCCACCTGAAGGCTTCAGAACATGCCACAGCAGTGAGAATGGTTAACTTTGACTATCATCAAAATGTGCGGGGTGGCAAGACTGATAAACTCAGCAGTGTTCTGAAACCACAGCTGAATAAATTCATAGACGAGTGTGGGTTCTTCTATTACTCCGGGGAAAAAGGCATTATAAG gactCAGGGAGGGACCATCAGGAGTAACTGCCTGGACTGTTTGGATAGAACCAACAGTGTTCAAGCCTTCTTTGCACTTGAG ATGCTGCCCAGACAGTTAGAACAAATGGGTCTGACAGAGAAACCACAGCTTGTGGCCCGGTTCCAGGAGGTTTTCAGGACCATGTGGTCTGCTAATGGGGACTCCGTCAGTAAGATTTATGCAGGAACCGGAGCCCTGGATGGAAAGGCCAAG CTCAAAGATGGAGCTCGCTCTGTGACACGGACCATCCAGAACAACTTCTTCGACAGCTCCAAGCAGGAGGCGATAGACATCTTGAGGCTGGGATCCACGCTTAACAGTGATTTAGCAGACAAAGCTCGAGCCTTGCTCACCACTTCCAGTCTTTACG TCACTGAGCCTGTCTTACAATCAG CCTCTCCAAGAGTGTTGCTAGGAATGTGTCAGAGTCACCATAAATACACAAAGCCCAAGCAAATTCGGGTCTGTGTCGGCACCTGGAACGTCAACGGGGGCAAGCAGTTTCGCAGCATTGCATTTCGCAACCAGACACTGAACGACTGGCTGCTGGATGCTCCAAAAAAGGCAGGACATCCCGAGTTCCAgg ACAGCAAAGCCAACCCCATAGATATCTTTGCCATTGGCTTTGAAGAAATGGTTGAACTGAATGCTGGGAACATTGTCAGTGCCAG CACTACTAACCAGAAACTGTGGGCTGCTGAGctccaaaaaaacatttcaagggACCACAAGTATGTGCTGCTTGCTTCTGAGCAGCTGGTGGGAGTgtgcctgtttgtttttatccgTCCTCAGCATGCACACTTCATCAG AGATGTTGCTGTAGATACAGTGAAAACCGGAATGGGCGGGGCCACCGGTAATAAGGGAGGTGTCGCCATCCGCCTGCTGTTCCACACCACCAGCATCTGCTTCGTCTGCTCCCACTTCGCTGCCGGCCAGTCTCAGGTTAAAGAGAGGAATGACGACTACAATGAGATCACTCGCAGACTCAGTTTCCCAATG GGTCGTCTGCTGTATTCACACGATTATGTGTTCTGGTGCGGAGACTTTAACTACCGAATCAATCTGCCCAACGAGGAAGTGAAGGAGCTCATCAAGCAGCAGAACTGGGATGCTTTAACAGCTGGTGATCAGTTGTTGGAACAGAAGAACACAGGAATG ATCTTCCGAGGTTTCATTGAGGGAAACCTGGATTTTGCCCCCACCTACAAGTATGACCTCTTCTCAGAAGATTATGACACAAGCGAGAAGTGCCGCACACCAGCATGGACAGACCGCATACTTTGGAAAAGGAGAAAGTGGAACTTTAACAGAACAG CTGAGGAGATGAACGTTGTAGGTGCGGCCTCTACATCTGGAGATGCTGAGGATAATCCAGAACAGGCCTGGAGCCCTGGGACTTTAAAGTACTATGGCAGGGCTGAGCTCAAGACCTCAGATCACAG GCCTGTGGTAGCAATAATAGATGTGGACATCCTGGAGGTGGATCCTGAGGAACGACATCAGGTCTACAAAGATGTTATTGCCCTGCAGGGGCCTCCAGATGGCACCATCTTGGTGTCCCTCTGCTCCTCAGGGCCTGATGACTATTTTAGTGATGAACTCATTGATGAGCTGCTTGATAAGTTTGCTAATTTTGGAGAAGTCATCCTCATCAG GTTTGTTGAGGAGAAAATGTGGGTAACCTTCTTGGAAGGTTACTCTGCTCTGGCTGCACTCTCTCTCAGTGGTTCCTCT GTCCTGGACAAGGTGATTGACATCCGCCTGAGGAGTCCAGGGTGGATCAAGAGTCTGGAGGAGGAAATGAGTGTGGAAAGGATCTGCGGCAGCATTCCCACTTCAGCTAGTTCGACCTTGCTTGCTGAAGACGTGGACGTGGGTGATGAAGATTATGATATGGAAG GTGATGTGGATGATGAGGTGGAAGACATTCTTCCCCAGCACCTGCAGCCTGGAGCAGGCTCTTCTCTTGGATCCTCACCTCTGCCGTCCCCACGCGGTAGTCCCTGTCCCTCTCCTACTCATGGAGAACCCGCTGCTCCCAATAGACCAAGTCGTGGACAACAACCCCTTCGACCATCACAAG GGCCTCCTGTAGACTTCCAGCCTGGTGCTCCCACAGGTCCAGGCCTGGAGCCCAAGCGGCCTCCTCCACCTCGGCCCAACGCTCGTCCAGCTAGACCAGCTCCACCTCAACGCCCACCACCACCTTCAG GACCAAAGAGCCCTGCTCTTCCTCGGCCAGATGCTCCTGCAG GTCGAGGTCAGGCAGGAGCTCCAGCACCTGGAGGAGCTTCCAGACCA AATCTTCCTCCTCGAGCTGGAGTGATCAGCATGCCCCCTCAGTCTCGCCCTCAGCCTCCATCTCACCCGGGTGCACCGCGGCCCACTCCTGATGTGCATCCTGGAGCCCCTCGGCCTATCCCGGACACTCACCCCGGAGCCCCACGGCCGGTGCCCAGTGCACAAGTTAAACCACCAGACCTTCCCCTGG GTCCCCCACCATCAGGACCGCCCCCCACAACAAAAGCCCAGACTCAGTCACCCATGCAGCCTCAGCCAGCTCCCCCATCTGCTCAGTCGCAGCTGCCACCACCATTGCAGCCCTCACTTCCTGCTCCTCTGCAACCACAAGCAGCGCCGCCTGCTGCATCTACCCCACCTGCTGCAGTGTGTCCTGGGCTTCAGCAGGGCCTATCCTCTCCTAAGCCTCCACCACGCTCCCGATCTTCTCATGCTTTGCCACCTGATGCTGCCAAGGCTGAGTCTGCCCCAGCTGCACAG ACCAACGGACTAAATGGATTCCAAAGAGAAGCACAATGGAAGCCTGATCCCTTTGACTCTCTTACATCCAACATGTTCTCGTCTTCATCATCATCCAGGCACACCACCCAGTCCCTAAACAGAGGCTCCTCTCTGCACTCTCCACCCTCTGTTCCTCTATCTGTACATTCCTCCTCTACTCTCCCCTCGTCCTTGTCCTTCGTTTTGTCAGACCTCCAATCCCTGAgctcatcctcctcatcctcattcTCCACCCCGTCACCGTCAGCCACCCTGCTGCTTCCGCCTCCTCCGACCCCGTCTCGCAGCCGCTCCCAGGAGATCCTGCGTGCTTCCCCGAATCTTTTCCAGTCTGAGCCGCTCCCTGCCCGACCCAGCAGCACCAATCCCTTCACAGGACCCCTGGTCAAGCAACCGCTGCCACATCGTTCCCTTACCCCAGACTTCAGCCTCCAGCATCCAACCCAAACGGCTGACTTTCAGAGGACTCTGTCTGCTCTTTCTCAACCACTTGTCCCCACCCTTGCAGCCGCACCGTCCTCCCAGCACAGTCAGACCGTGTCTTTGTTCGGACCGTCATCCAGTCCCCCTCCTACTCAAGCTTCTCTGCTTCCTATTGATCCGTCTCCTGCCCTCACTTTACCGCTGGCGCTGCCCTCTTCCCTTCCTCCCGCTTTCGCGCCTCGGAGCCAGCCGCCGCCTCCCTCAAGAGGGAACCAACAGAAGCAGTGGGTCACTTTTGATGATGATTCGAAGTTTTCCACAGcaaccaaaacacaacagaacCCCATGTTCTTGTCCAGTTCCTTTGTGCCCCAAACTCAAACTCAGTCAACCCGCTCTGTGTTTGACTCCGAGCCTGAGTGGTTATCCACTCACATCCCAAACAGAACTGTAACCGGTAACCTGAACCCCCCACAGGGTCCCACCAACAATGGCTTTTTTCCTAGGTAG